One Lentimicrobiaceae bacterium genomic window carries:
- the tilS gene encoding tRNA lysidine(34) synthetase TilS gives MLEQFTQYISGFSLFRADEPILLAISGGVDSMVMADLFHRAGYKFAFAHCNFGLRGAESNQDESFVASIAEAYGVRLFVKHFKTREYAGFNKVSVQMAARTLRYEWFDELMQAEGFKAIATAHHLDDQIETFFINVLRGTGISGLHGILPNRSRIVHPMMFAFRRQIEEFASDEAIAYREDSSNRSSKYVRNKIRHDLIPLLGEINPEFRKTITATIDRMRETEMLLSNHIEIVREQAEVLNDGLVSFKIPELLKLNPIQVYLYELLQPYNFNRTVTDEIALALHEISGKQFFSSSHRAVKDRDLLIIKELSPSGDSPTGEILIEESNPDIRKPIQLRFSIHENNESLFISKNGNIAMLDAAKLVWPLRLRKWKEGDSFVPYGMNNNKKLSDFFIDNKFSIIEKENAWLLISGNDIVWLVGHRIGNFYKVTSDTKSVIKIELVD, from the coding sequence ATGCTCGAGCAGTTTACACAATATATATCAGGCTTTAGCCTTTTCAGGGCTGATGAGCCCATACTTCTGGCAATAAGCGGAGGAGTTGATTCAATGGTAATGGCTGATCTGTTTCACAGGGCCGGCTATAAGTTTGCATTTGCTCATTGTAATTTTGGGTTGCGGGGTGCCGAATCCAATCAGGACGAGAGTTTTGTTGCATCTATTGCTGAGGCTTATGGAGTCAGGCTTTTTGTTAAACATTTTAAAACCCGCGAGTATGCCGGGTTCAATAAAGTATCAGTTCAGATGGCTGCCCGAACGTTACGTTACGAGTGGTTTGATGAATTGATGCAGGCTGAAGGCTTTAAAGCCATTGCAACAGCACATCACCTCGATGATCAGATAGAAACCTTCTTTATTAATGTATTGCGCGGAACCGGCATAAGCGGATTGCACGGCATTTTACCTAACCGGTCGCGCATTGTTCATCCAATGATGTTTGCTTTTCGCCGGCAAATTGAAGAGTTTGCCAGTGACGAAGCCATTGCTTACCGCGAAGACAGCTCCAACCGCTCATCAAAGTATGTCAGAAATAAAATCAGGCACGATCTTATCCCTTTATTGGGCGAAATTAATCCGGAGTTTAGAAAAACCATTACAGCCACCATTGATCGGATGCGTGAGACTGAAATGTTGCTGAGCAATCATATAGAAATAGTGAGAGAACAGGCCGAAGTTCTGAACGACGGACTTGTGTCTTTCAAAATACCGGAATTGTTAAAACTTAACCCCATTCAGGTTTATTTATATGAATTGCTGCAACCTTATAACTTTAACCGCACTGTTACTGACGAAATTGCGCTGGCGCTCCATGAAATTTCGGGCAAGCAGTTCTTTTCATCATCACATCGCGCAGTAAAGGACCGCGATTTGCTCATTATTAAAGAATTAAGCCCTTCCGGCGATTCACCTACCGGAGAAATATTGATTGAGGAAAGTAATCCTGATATCAGAAAACCAATCCAACTTCGCTTTAGTATTCACGAAAACAATGAGTCGCTTTTCATCAGCAAAAACGGCAATATTGCGATGCTGGATGCAGCAAAACTTGTTTGGCCGCTCAGGCTCAGAAAATGGAAAGAGGGTGATTCATTTGTTCCTTACGGGATGAATAACAATAAAAAACTGAGCGATTTCTTTATTGATAATAAATTCTCGATCATCGAAAAGGAAAATGCATGGTTACTGATCTCTGGCAATGATATTGTTTGGTTGGTAGGGCATCGCATTGGCAATTTCTATAAAGTTACAAGTGACACAAAATCAGTCATAAAAATTGAACTGGTTGATTAG
- a CDS encoding T9SS type A sorting domain-containing protein, with protein MKSYSFLFILLFTAASLMAQPFVEIQSGLPAIGRSAVAFADFDTDGDLDLVMLGLDNASNTIGKVFLNQQGNFVEIVSGIEGLYNSAIAVADYDQDGWMDVVMTGQDETGNATRLYKNTGNGIFTLIDAGFYPAGADGDLAWGDYNNDGFPDLIVSGGWDTRLYRNNGNGTFEEVNAGLALMNSPSVDWGDCDNDGDLDLLMVGDAGSVGETFVYINENGTFSRLDVMIEGAVGGMASWGDYDNDGNLDILITGKDATLSPVSFVYWNNGSNSFRFSDAGLVGTALGPANWIDYDNDGDLDIMLAGQNAGCGNASTRLYTNSGVGSFDEFGAGFPFVERASSAWGDFDNDGDYDLLLSGISNGAVTKLFRNDILTGTFQQNTPPQTPSDPDTYVSGEYAVLSWSRSTDLQSPQMAISYNVMLGTQPGAIDIVSPMANMMSGERFEAAIGNAGNNDFMIFRSLSPGNYYFRVQAIDQAFTGSGFSEERSFTIVNTKAENEPMPAVKAYITDNRLVVERASSSDAEVSVFNVSGMLLFKFRINSQFSSLPFATYQSGIYLVCITENGFITRTKLIK; from the coding sequence ATGAAATCTTATTCTTTCTTATTTATTTTGCTATTTACTGCAGCCTCTCTTATGGCTCAGCCTTTTGTTGAAATTCAGTCAGGCTTGCCGGCAATTGGCCGCAGTGCTGTTGCATTTGCCGATTTTGACACCGACGGAGATTTAGATCTTGTTATGCTCGGACTGGATAATGCGTCCAATACAATTGGCAAAGTTTTCCTGAACCAACAGGGCAATTTTGTTGAAATTGTTTCGGGAATTGAAGGTTTATACAACAGTGCCATTGCAGTAGCCGATTATGATCAGGATGGTTGGATGGATGTTGTAATGACCGGACAGGATGAGACCGGTAATGCAACTCGTTTATACAAAAACACTGGGAACGGTATTTTTACGCTGATAGACGCCGGCTTTTATCCGGCGGGTGCTGATGGCGATTTAGCCTGGGGTGATTATAACAATGATGGTTTTCCGGATCTTATCGTTTCAGGTGGCTGGGATACCAGACTTTACCGGAATAACGGCAATGGAACGTTTGAAGAAGTTAATGCCGGTCTCGCTTTAATGAACTCTCCTTCGGTTGATTGGGGCGATTGTGATAATGATGGCGACCTGGATTTGCTCATGGTAGGTGATGCAGGTTCGGTTGGCGAAACATTTGTTTATATAAATGAAAATGGCACCTTTTCGCGTCTTGATGTTATGATTGAGGGTGCTGTCGGAGGAATGGCCAGTTGGGGCGATTATGATAACGATGGTAACCTGGATATTCTGATTACCGGAAAAGATGCTACTCTCTCACCGGTGTCATTCGTCTACTGGAATAATGGCAGCAATTCATTCCGCTTTTCCGATGCCGGATTGGTTGGAACGGCTTTGGGGCCTGCCAACTGGATTGATTATGATAATGATGGTGATCTTGATATTATGCTTGCCGGCCAGAATGCCGGATGTGGTAATGCTTCTACGCGCCTATATACCAACAGCGGGGTGGGAAGTTTTGATGAATTCGGCGCCGGATTTCCTTTCGTAGAGCGTGCATCTTCTGCCTGGGGCGACTTTGATAATGATGGTGATTACGATTTATTGCTTTCGGGAATTTCCAACGGAGCTGTTACCAAACTTTTTCGCAACGATATATTGACTGGAACATTTCAACAGAATACGCCTCCGCAAACACCCTCTGATCCTGATACTTATGTTTCAGGAGAATATGCTGTTCTTAGCTGGAGCAGATCCACTGATTTGCAATCACCGCAAATGGCCATTAGCTACAATGTAATGTTAGGGACTCAACCGGGTGCTATAGATATTGTAAGCCCAATGGCTAATATGATGTCAGGTGAGCGTTTTGAGGCGGCTATCGGAAATGCAGGAAACAATGACTTCATGATATTCAGGTCACTGAGCCCGGGAAATTACTATTTCCGCGTTCAGGCCATCGATCAGGCTTTTACAGGTTCTGGTTTCTCGGAAGAAAGATCTTTTACTATTGTTAATACTAAGGCTGAAAATGAACCTATGCCTGCAGTAAAAGCCTATATAACTGATAACCGGCTTGTTGTAGAAAGAGCTTCATCTTCTGATGCAGAAGTATCTGTTTTCAATGTTTCAGGGATGCTTTTATTTAAGTTCAGGATAAACAGTCAGTTTTCGAGCCTGCCTTTTGCAACATATCAGTCAGGTATCTATTTGGTTTGTATCACTGAAAATGGATTTATAACGCGTACGAAGCTAATAAAGTAA
- a CDS encoding AMP-binding protein has product MKTIIDLFEESVSQFGDNFYLYEDSGNGYQGFTYKEVKETVYKTAAGLISLGINPGDRVAILSEGRNAWIISELAVLYAGACCVPLSVKLDAATDLKFRLLHSGCRMVVVSAQQAAKIEEIRQQLPELETVIYLDKKPENQQNDYTYSELTELGDTFLLTQKDALVQRFTAVRPDDLANISYTSGTTADPKGIMLTHLNYTGNVKQALTLMEIPSTHRTLAILPWDHSFAHTACLYCFMAKGAGVGSVKAGKTVLETLKNVPQSIQELKPNLMMSVPALSRNFRKNIETGIEKKGRLLKAVFDHAIAVSYLYNGLGFNRGKGFRFLLQPLVKLYDQVFFKKIRQAFGGKMEFFIGGGALLDIELQRFFLAIGIPVFQGYGLSEASPVISSNSAKYLKLGTSGKLVGFLELKILDGDGRELPQGETGEIVIKGDNVMKGYWKNPKATDEVLRDGWLFTGDLGYMDEDGYLVVLGRFKSLLIANDGEKYSPEGIEEAIMDQSPFISQCMLYNNQHSYTVGLIVPDIASVNRELLHKGIEPGSDEGIEAALKLIDHEVDAYFKGGRHAGQFPERWLPSAICILPEGFTEHNHFMNSTLKIVRAKITDHYASELDFLYTPQAKNTSNDLNRKNLARWYA; this is encoded by the coding sequence ATGAAAACTATTATAGATTTATTTGAGGAAAGCGTGTCGCAGTTTGGCGACAACTTTTATTTGTATGAGGATTCCGGCAATGGTTATCAAGGATTTACATATAAAGAAGTTAAAGAAACTGTATACAAAACTGCAGCCGGACTAATTTCGCTTGGTATAAACCCGGGAGATAGGGTAGCGATTCTCTCTGAAGGAAGAAATGCCTGGATTATAAGTGAGCTGGCTGTTTTATATGCCGGAGCCTGTTGCGTGCCACTTTCGGTTAAACTTGATGCAGCCACGGATTTAAAATTCCGCTTGCTGCATTCGGGCTGCCGTATGGTTGTTGTTTCGGCTCAACAGGCAGCCAAAATTGAAGAAATAAGACAGCAACTGCCCGAACTGGAAACTGTAATATATCTTGATAAAAAGCCGGAAAATCAGCAAAATGATTACACTTACAGTGAACTGACTGAGTTGGGTGATACATTCCTTTTAACCCAAAAGGATGCTTTGGTACAGCGCTTTACTGCTGTCAGGCCTGACGATTTGGCCAATATTTCATACACTTCTGGTACAACTGCCGACCCCAAAGGAATTATGCTTACACATTTGAACTATACCGGCAATGTAAAACAGGCGTTAACCTTAATGGAAATCCCTTCTACACACCGCACACTGGCTATTTTACCATGGGATCATTCATTTGCCCATACAGCCTGTTTGTATTGCTTTATGGCCAAAGGTGCCGGGGTGGGTTCGGTAAAGGCTGGTAAAACAGTGCTGGAAACACTAAAAAATGTGCCCCAAAGTATTCAGGAATTAAAGCCGAACCTGATGATGAGTGTGCCGGCTCTCTCGCGTAATTTCAGAAAGAACATAGAAACAGGAATTGAAAAGAAAGGGCGGTTGTTAAAAGCTGTTTTCGATCATGCCATTGCTGTTTCTTATCTGTATAACGGATTAGGATTTAACCGTGGAAAAGGATTTCGCTTTTTGCTTCAACCATTGGTTAAGTTATATGATCAGGTGTTTTTTAAAAAAATCAGACAGGCCTTCGGTGGCAAAATGGAGTTTTTCATTGGTGGCGGGGCCTTACTCGACATCGAACTTCAGCGATTTTTTCTCGCAATCGGCATTCCTGTATTTCAGGGATATGGCCTTTCTGAAGCATCACCTGTTATTTCTTCCAACTCGGCCAAATATTTAAAATTGGGCACTTCCGGTAAACTTGTTGGTTTTCTTGAATTAAAAATACTGGATGGTGATGGTAGGGAGTTGCCACAGGGAGAAACCGGTGAAATCGTTATCAAAGGTGATAATGTAATGAAGGGCTACTGGAAAAACCCGAAAGCGACTGATGAAGTGCTCAGGGATGGTTGGTTATTTACCGGAGATCTTGGCTATATGGATGAGGATGGATACCTTGTGGTGCTGGGTAGATTTAAAAGTCTGCTTATTGCCAATGACGGTGAGAAATATAGCCCTGAAGGGATCGAAGAAGCTATTATGGATCAATCTCCTTTTATTAGTCAGTGCATGCTTTATAACAATCAGCATTCATACACGGTAGGGTTAATTGTGCCTGATATTGCTTCGGTCAACCGTGAGTTGCTTCACAAGGGAATAGAGCCCGGCAGTGACGAAGGAATTGAAGCCGCTTTAAAGTTGATTGATCATGAAGTTGATGCGTATTTTAAAGGCGGCAGGCATGCAGGGCAGTTTCCTGAACGTTGGTTGCCCAGTGCTATTTGCATCCTTCCGGAAGGCTTTACTGAGCACAATCACTTTATGAACTCTACTTTAAAAATTGTCAGAGCAAAAATAACAGATCATTATGCTTCCGAGCTTGATTTTCTTTACACACCTCAGGCAAAAAATACTTCAAACGATCTGAACAGAAAGAATTTAGCCCGGTGGTACGCTTAA
- a CDS encoding T9SS type A sorting domain-containing protein → MKTKILLFISFLLLSNLISAKTWVIANAGFTFSPVTLTINLGDSVMFDLSSSHDALEVSEATWLANGNTALAGGFSTPFGGGLVLPESLTEGTHFYVCVPHAAGGMKGKIIVQNTTGVIVNLLNSNVTIFPNPSRDVINVKVNNTFAGSVYSLTDQTGRVILEGRLENETNLVNLTDVTSGIYHFQLSGIKGQSITVVKY, encoded by the coding sequence ATGAAAACAAAAATTTTACTGTTTATTTCCTTTCTTTTATTGAGCAATCTTATTTCAGCTAAAACCTGGGTGATTGCCAATGCCGGTTTTACATTTTCGCCGGTTACGCTTACAATTAATCTGGGCGACAGCGTGATGTTTGATCTCTCCAGTTCGCATGATGCCCTGGAGGTGAGTGAGGCTACCTGGCTTGCCAATGGAAACACCGCTCTAGCAGGCGGATTTAGTACACCTTTTGGCGGAGGACTCGTTTTACCTGAAAGTCTGACAGAGGGTACGCATTTTTATGTGTGTGTGCCTCATGCCGCAGGTGGAATGAAAGGGAAAATAATTGTTCAGAATACAACAGGTGTTATTGTTAACTTGCTAAATAGTAATGTTACCATCTTTCCTAATCCATCTCGTGATGTGATAAATGTTAAAGTAAACAACACATTTGCCGGCTCAGTTTACAGTTTAACCGACCAAACAGGCCGGGTGATACTGGAAGGACGCCTTGAGAATGAAACAAACCTGGTTAATTTGACCGATGTGACCTCTGGTATATATCATTTTCAATTATCGGGTATTAAAGGCCAATCGATTACTGTAGTCAAATATTAA
- a CDS encoding (4Fe-4S)-binding protein, translated as MDNKIIKHYSNGEVTIKWEPHKCIHSTKCFKGLPQVFDPSKRPWITPEGASTKEIIAQVSACPSGALSYFMNKSEEERPATVQKVHLDILPDGPIILRGNCTIRYADGTEGIINNVSSFCRCGHSTNKPFCDGSHYEHKFKG; from the coding sequence ATGGACAATAAAATCATAAAGCACTATTCTAATGGTGAAGTGACTATAAAATGGGAACCTCACAAATGCATTCATTCCACCAAATGCTTCAAAGGCTTACCACAGGTTTTTGATCCCTCAAAAAGGCCCTGGATAACTCCGGAAGGAGCCTCCACAAAAGAAATTATAGCACAGGTAAGTGCGTGCCCTTCAGGTGCTCTCAGTTATTTTATGAATAAAAGTGAAGAAGAAAGGCCCGCAACAGTTCAAAAAGTCCATCTTGATATTCTGCCGGATGGCCCCATCATTCTCAGGGGCAATTGTACTATCCGATATGCTGATGGAACCGAAGGCATCATCAACAATGTCAGCTCCTTTTGCCGTTGCGGTCATTCTACCAATAAGCCATTTTGTGATGGCAGCCATTATGAGCATAAATTTAAAGGCTAA
- a CDS encoding glycoside hydrolase family 19 protein — protein MLPADGIVDDEIWNKLLAERLLNNGNDVNIDFEPHRLKGYIPDSVLEQIPAVAEMFSINSILRLAHFLSQCGHESGNFKAVYENLNYSSDRLKVIFSKYFPGDLSEIYARNPVKIASRVYANRMGNGDEASQEGYKYRGRGYIQLTGRNNYAAFAGFIGEDTLSNPDLVATKYPLASAAFYFNSNKLWRICDGGATDEVVKALTLRINAGLNGLSDRLNHFNEYYHLLK, from the coding sequence ATGCTTCCGGCAGATGGTATAGTTGATGATGAAATATGGAATAAACTGCTGGCCGAGAGGCTTTTAAATAATGGGAATGACGTAAATATTGATTTTGAGCCCCACAGACTGAAAGGCTATATACCCGATTCTGTGTTGGAGCAGATTCCGGCGGTAGCGGAAATGTTCAGTATAAACAGTATTCTCAGACTTGCTCACTTCTTGTCGCAATGTGGTCACGAAAGTGGTAATTTCAAAGCTGTTTACGAAAATTTAAACTATTCTTCCGACAGATTAAAAGTGATTTTTTCAAAATATTTCCCGGGCGATTTAAGTGAAATTTATGCGCGAAATCCGGTTAAGATTGCTTCAAGAGTATACGCCAACCGCATGGGTAACGGCGATGAAGCAAGTCAGGAAGGATATAAATACCGGGGACGAGGATATATTCAGTTAACCGGGCGAAATAATTATGCTGCTTTCGCCGGATTTATAGGAGAGGACACGCTCAGCAATCCTGATTTGGTTGCTACCAAATATCCACTTGCATCAGCGGCTTTTTATTTCAATTCAAATAAACTTTGGCGTATTTGTGATGGAGGTGCCACCGATGAGGTTGTAAAGGCGCTGACTTTGCGCATTAATGCAGGGCTTAATGGATTGTCAGACAGGCTGAATCATTTTAATGAGTACTACCATCTTTTAAAGTAA
- a CDS encoding N-acetyltransferase — MEIKLSESDSNGRFYMSDKGKTLAEMSWVKGSDSYIIVDHTMVSDALKGQGIGKMLLEKMVELARRRNIKIMPLCPFVKSVFDKTSEYADLYYK; from the coding sequence ATGGAAATAAAGCTTTCTGAATCAGACTCCAATGGCAGATTTTACATGAGTGATAAAGGCAAAACCCTGGCAGAAATGTCGTGGGTAAAAGGGAGTGACTCATATATTATTGTTGATCACACGATGGTAAGTGATGCCCTTAAAGGGCAAGGTATAGGCAAGATGCTTCTTGAAAAGATGGTTGAGTTAGCCAGAAGACGTAACATTAAAATCATGCCGCTTTGCCCGTTTGTTAAAAGTGTTTTTGATAAAACTTCAGAATACGCTGATTTGTATTATAAGTAA
- a CDS encoding thioredoxin family protein: MKSILLFVAMVILFSVTSVAQVIQPVKWSFKTKQISADEVQLIFSATIDRPWHLYSQDVPPPPDGPVPTSFNFEKSNNFKTIGKVKEPKAIEEYDNQFQATLKYFTDKAVFTQNIKVLTAKDFKVTGYLEFMCCDDKQCLAPESIDFEFNVKGNAELTAAPVAQVAEKDTSAEVVAMESTPVVDSAKAIDSTAKGEINPAADDKTGEESSLWTMFFFSFLAGLAAILTPCVFPMIPMTVTFFLKEKDKVKAKAQALIYGVSIVLIYTIIGTLVAVTLGANFANFLSTHWIPNVLFFLIFMFFAASFLGMFEITLPSWMINKSDAQADRGGIIGSFFMAFTLVLVSFSCTGPIVGAILVASAGGQVLEPIIGMLGFSLAFALPFTLFAFFPRWLNNMPKSGGWLNSVKVVLGFIELALGLKFLSIADQTYHWGILDREIYLGFWIVIFTMLGFYLLGKMKFSHDSDLKFISVPRLTMAIITFTFVVYMIPGMFGAPLQALSGYLPPQATHDFDLNKIVRDNVQVFGTGGGNAEHTTTLCDKPKHGDILHLPHGLEGYFDYEQALLCAAEQNKPIFIDFTGHGCVNCREMEARVWSDPRVLKKLREEFILVALYVDDKTELPESEWITSTYDGKVKKTIGKKYADFQISRFNINAQPYYVLLDAKGELLVTPKAYDLDVDKFIEFLDNGLAEFKKR, translated from the coding sequence ATGAAATCCATTCTGCTGTTTGTAGCGATGGTAATTCTGTTCTCTGTTACTTCTGTTGCCCAGGTTATACAACCTGTTAAATGGAGTTTCAAAACCAAGCAGATCTCTGCCGATGAAGTTCAATTAATCTTTTCTGCTACCATTGACAGGCCATGGCATTTGTATTCGCAGGATGTACCTCCTCCACCTGATGGACCGGTGCCGACTTCTTTTAATTTTGAAAAAAGCAATAACTTTAAAACCATTGGCAAGGTTAAAGAGCCCAAAGCCATTGAAGAGTACGATAATCAGTTTCAGGCAACACTTAAGTATTTTACTGACAAAGCGGTTTTTACACAAAACATAAAAGTTCTTACAGCCAAAGATTTTAAAGTAACCGGCTATCTGGAATTTATGTGTTGTGACGATAAGCAATGCCTGGCACCTGAATCAATTGATTTTGAGTTTAATGTTAAGGGAAACGCTGAACTGACTGCAGCTCCTGTTGCTCAGGTGGCTGAAAAAGATACATCTGCCGAAGTGGTAGCTATGGAATCAACGCCGGTAGTTGATTCTGCAAAAGCCATAGATTCAACAGCCAAGGGAGAAATAAATCCTGCTGCCGATGACAAGACTGGGGAAGAATCTTCATTGTGGACAATGTTCTTCTTTTCTTTCCTGGCCGGATTGGCTGCCATTCTTACACCCTGTGTATTCCCCATGATTCCGATGACCGTAACATTCTTCCTGAAAGAAAAGGACAAGGTAAAGGCGAAAGCACAAGCTTTGATTTATGGTGTTTCTATTGTACTTATTTATACAATTATCGGTACGCTGGTGGCGGTTACACTGGGAGCTAATTTTGCCAATTTCCTGAGTACACACTGGATTCCTAATGTGCTTTTCTTTCTGATTTTTATGTTTTTTGCTGCATCATTTCTGGGTATGTTTGAAATTACGCTTCCCAGCTGGATGATCAACAAATCAGATGCTCAGGCCGACAGAGGCGGTATTATTGGTTCATTCTTTATGGCATTCACATTGGTACTGGTTTCATTTTCATGCACCGGACCAATTGTAGGGGCTATTCTTGTGGCTTCAGCCGGTGGACAGGTGCTTGAGCCAATCATTGGAATGCTTGGATTCTCTCTTGCTTTTGCGTTGCCGTTTACCCTTTTTGCATTCTTCCCGCGCTGGCTAAATAATATGCCTAAATCCGGTGGATGGCTCAATTCAGTAAAGGTCGTTCTTGGCTTTATTGAACTGGCTTTAGGATTGAAATTTTTGAGTATTGCCGATCAGACTTACCATTGGGGAATTCTGGATCGTGAAATTTATCTGGGTTTCTGGATTGTTATTTTTACCATGTTGGGTTTCTATCTGTTGGGAAAAATGAAATTTTCACATGATAGTGATCTGAAATTCATAAGTGTTCCCCGGCTTACAATGGCCATTATCACTTTTACCTTTGTTGTTTATATGATTCCGGGCATGTTTGGTGCTCCGCTTCAGGCGCTTTCGGGGTATTTGCCTCCACAAGCTACCCATGATTTTGATTTAAATAAAATAGTACGCGATAACGTTCAGGTGTTTGGCACCGGTGGCGGTAATGCAGAACACACAACTACCCTTTGTGACAAACCAAAGCATGGCGATATTCTTCATCTGCCCCATGGTCTTGAAGGATATTTCGATTATGAACAGGCACTGCTTTGCGCTGCTGAACAAAACAAGCCTATTTTTATCGATTTCACCGGTCATGGTTGTGTCAATTGCCGTGAAATGGAAGCTCGTGTTTGGTCTGACCCACGTGTTTTGAAAAAACTTCGCGAAGAGTTTATTCTGGTAGCCCTTTATGTTGATGATAAAACTGAGCTCCCTGAAAGTGAATGGATTACATCAACCTACGATGGTAAGGTGAAAAAAACTATTGGAAAAAAATATGCTGATTTTCAAATCAGCCGGTTTAACATTAATGCACAGCCATACTATGTATTGCTTGATGCCAAAGGTGAACTGCTTGTAACTCCCAAAGCCTATGATTTAGATGTCGATAAATTTATCGAATTTCTTGATAACGGGCTTGCAGAGTTTAAGAAGCGTTAA
- a CDS encoding trypsin-like peptidase domain-containing protein, giving the protein MKTRWIVVLPILVFLLPSGGLFAQSDVESAKTSVVKIETKYSVKNKNGQLEKKAGTATGFCWQNAMYVVTALHAVAGVDEIKVIKNDGKYTTAKVVRVLLEADLALLQLTATLGLKPLALADVNPNAGKSYTIWGFPHAVYKIQDNEVRLSRSLESTPILNDIIHGDDLKYQLEKQKYPSTKAKILKIGSTIQPGQSGAPLFTSDGRVVGIADGGLRGGTALLNWGMPAAFYLPALPNSGDMIPQTVSLQSNLYSIHTTIPENATSDEVAVIIEQEAAENTISIGDQSITKTWTAEFADIISTMSDEEKAEIMAIVNGFGVDMFDTQYDIYEDFETGATVSIPAGENFEVSDGWYSTCNSEGTLCYSILPYFSGTYPDAKTHAMDLFIQSFPETAWVYNESTPDQMAEIDESEMAGFTFTRYSTTVEGLVLEFTAEISGPDLLIAYLIYDVNQIERQDYRKQYLHFSLAMALRDFASY; this is encoded by the coding sequence ATGAAAACAAGATGGATAGTGGTTTTACCAATATTGGTGTTTCTTTTGCCCTCAGGCGGTCTTTTTGCGCAAAGCGATGTGGAAAGTGCAAAAACATCTGTTGTTAAAATAGAAACGAAGTATTCTGTAAAAAATAAGAACGGACAGTTAGAAAAGAAGGCAGGGACTGCAACAGGATTTTGCTGGCAGAATGCCATGTACGTTGTAACCGCACTACATGCAGTTGCAGGGGTTGATGAAATCAAAGTGATTAAAAATGACGGCAAATATACGACGGCAAAAGTTGTAAGGGTTCTGCTGGAAGCTGATCTTGCTTTGTTGCAACTTACTGCTACACTGGGATTAAAACCTTTGGCGTTGGCCGATGTTAACCCCAATGCTGGCAAAAGTTATACCATATGGGGGTTTCCGCATGCAGTGTACAAGATACAGGACAACGAAGTCAGGCTTTCGCGCAGTTTGGAATCTACGCCCATCCTCAATGACATCATTCATGGTGATGACCTGAAGTATCAGCTCGAAAAGCAAAAATATCCCTCCACGAAAGCTAAAATTCTGAAGATTGGGTCTACAATCCAGCCCGGGCAATCGGGAGCCCCGCTTTTTACAAGCGATGGGAGAGTGGTTGGAATTGCAGATGGTGGGTTGAGGGGTGGTACTGCACTTTTAAACTGGGGCATGCCAGCTGCATTTTATTTACCAGCGCTGCCTAATTCAGGAGATATGATTCCGCAAACCGTATCATTACAATCCAATCTGTACAGCATTCATACAACCATTCCTGAGAATGCAACCTCTGATGAAGTTGCTGTTATTATTGAACAGGAGGCGGCCGAAAATACCATTTCTATCGGCGACCAGTCAATTACCAAAACATGGACTGCTGAATTTGCTGATATTATCAGCACTATGTCGGATGAAGAGAAAGCCGAAATTATGGCAATAGTAAATGGGTTTGGAGTGGATATGTTTGATACACAATATGATATTTATGAAGATTTTGAAACCGGTGCAACAGTCTCGATTCCTGCTGGCGAAAATTTTGAAGTAAGTGACGGTTGGTATTCCACCTGTAATTCAGAGGGTACATTGTGTTATTCAATTCTTCCTTATTTTTCAGGTACTTACCCTGATGCTAAAACCCACGCCATGGACCTGTTTATCCAAAGTTTCCCTGAAACTGCATGGGTTTACAATGAATCTACGCCTGACCAAATGGCTGAGATTGACGAATCTGAAATGGCCGGCTTTACTTTTACCCGATATTCTACAACTGTTGAGGGCTTAGTACTGGAGTTTACAGCTGAGATTTCAGGTCCTGATTTGTTAATTGCTTATTTAATTTATGATGTCAATCAGATAGAACGTCAGGATTACAGAAAACAATACCTGCACTTTTCGTTGGCAATGGCACTTAGAGATTTTGCAAGTTATTAA